Proteins encoded in a region of the Bubalus bubalis isolate 160015118507 breed Murrah chromosome 9, NDDB_SH_1, whole genome shotgun sequence genome:
- the WDR18 gene encoding WD repeat-containing protein 18 isoform X2 codes for MCPGPVTCLTTSPNGLYVLAGISENIYLWEVSTGNLLVILSRHYQDVSCLQFTGDSSHFISGGKDCLVLAWSLCSVLQADPSRTPAPRHVWSRHTLPITDLHCGFGGPLARVATASLDQTVKLWEVSSGELLLSVLFDVGILAVTMDLAEHYMFCGGSDGSIFQVNLCTWPGQREKSFQPEQEHGKVFRGHRNQVTCLSVSTDGSVLLSGSHDETVRLWDVQSQQCLRTVTLKGPVTNACIMLAPVSMLSSDFRPGLPLPHFNKHLLGAEHGDEPHRGGLMLRLGLHQQGSEPSYLERVEQLQAVMSSTLEKNVLGGQDQLRIRVTELEDEVRNLRKINRDLFDFSTRIITHPTK; via the exons GTGTCCACAGGGAACCTTCTGGTCATCCTGAGCCGCCACTACCAGGACGTGTCATGCCTGCAGTTCACGGGGGACAGCAGCCACTTCATCTCAGGGGGCAAGGACTGCCTAGTGCTGGCCTGGAGCCTCTGCAG cgTGCTGCAGGCAGACCCCTCCCGGACCCCTGCCCCCCGGCACGTCTGGTCTCGCCACACCCTCCCCATCACAGACCTGCACTGCGGCTTTGGGGGGCCCCTAGCCCGGGTGGCCACCGCCTCGCTGGACCAGACAGTGAAG CTGTGGGAGGTCTCCTCAGGTGAGCTGCTGCTGTCCGTACTCTTTGATGTGGGCATCCTGGCCGTGACCATGGACCTAGCTGAGCATTACATGTTCTGCGGCGGCAGCGACGGCTCCATCTTCCAGGTCAATCTCTGTACCTGG CCCgggcagagagagaagagctTCCAGCCAGAGCAGGAGCACGGGAAGGTGTTCAGAGGGCACAG GAACCAGGTGACCTGCCTGTCGGTGTCTACGGATGGCAGCGTGCTGCTATCGGGTTCCCACGATGAGACCGTTCGCCTCTGGGATGTACAGAGCCAGCAGTGCCTCAGGACAGTGACCCTCAAAG GCCCCGTGACCAACGCCTGCATCATGCTTGCACCCGTCAGCATGCTGAGCTCCGACTTCAGACCaggcctgcccctgccccacttCAACAAGCACCTGCTAGGCGCAGAGCACGGGGACGAGCCGCACCGCGGGGGCCTCATGCTGCGCCTAGGCCTCCACCAGCAG GGGTCAGAGCCCAGCTACCTGGAGCGGGTGGAGCAGCTGCAGGCGGTGATGTCCAGCACActggagaag aaTGTCCTGGGAGGCCAGGACCAGCTGCGGATCCGTGTGACTGAGCTGGAAGATGAGGTGCGGAACCTGCGCAAGATCAACCGCGACCTCTTTGACTTCTCCACACGCATCATCACGCACCCAACCAAGTGA